A window from Seriola aureovittata isolate HTS-2021-v1 ecotype China chromosome 14, ASM2101889v1, whole genome shotgun sequence encodes these proteins:
- the LOC130181602 gene encoding calcium homeostasis modulator protein 2-like yields the protein MAAAALVTENFKFVSLFFKSKDVMIFNGLIALGTVAGQTAYSVFAFNCPCASGRNYVYGLAAIGVPALVLFLVGIMMNKSTWDLVFECRLRKCRKLSGASAFALLGTIIGRAVVAPLTWVVISLLKGKVYTCALSEFVNRSTLENFPSDQGSEVMAKLPCQASGPAELQGFWNEIERRLKYESQLIGWLLVAGMSLMVFLILCMKRCSSPLGYLQEDYWSQYRSNENNLFERTAAVHAQLLAAENVKRFFGFVALEKEEKEQLAEHQSASPICSTEWNRVTGVYLYREKNGLPLYSRLNKWATYSLENNVEAMEKEMDVLS from the exons atggctgctgctgcactcgTCACAGAGAACTTTAAGTTTGTGTCCCTCTTCTTCAAGAGTAAAGATGTGATGATCTTCAATGGTCTGATCGCTCTGGGGACTGTGGCCGGTCAGACTGCGTACAGCGTGTTCGCCTTTAACTGTCCGTGTGCGTCTGGGAGGAACTACGTCTACGGCCTGGCTGCCATTGGTGTTCCAGCGCTGGTGCTTTTCCTCGTGGGAATAATGATGAACAAGAGCACCTGGGACCTGGTGTTCGAGTGTCGGCTCAGAAAGTGCCGAAAGCTGTCGGGAGCCAGCGCCTTCGCGCTGCTGGGGACCATCATTGGTCGAGCCGTTGTGGCTCCACTGACGTGGGTGGTCATCTCTTTGTTGAAGGGCAAGGTGTACACATGTGCCCTCAGTGAGTTTGTCAACCGCAGTACACTGGAGAACTTCCCCTCAgatcaggggtcagaggtcatggcGAAATTGCCATGTCAAGCAAGTGGCCCAGCAGAGCTGCAAGGCTTCTGGAATGAAATTGAGCGTCGGCTGAAATATGAATCTCAG ctgattggctggctgCTGGTGGCAGGGATGTCTCTGATGGTCTTCCTGATCCTGTGCATGAAGCGCTGCTCCTCTCCACTGGGCTACCTGCAGGAGGACTACTGGTCCCAGTACCGCTCTAATGAGAATAACCTCTTCGAGCGCACGGCGGCGGTCCACGCCCAACTCCTGGCCGCAGAGAACGTGAAGCGCTTCTTCGGCTTCGTGGCactggagaaggaggagaaggagcagctgGCTGAACACCAGAGTGCTAGTCCTATCTGCAGCACTGAGTGGAACAGAGTGACCGGCGTCTACCTCTACAGGGAGAAGAACGGACTGCCTCTGTACAGCAGGCTCAACAAATGGGCCACGTACAGTCTGGAGAACAATGTGGAGGCcatggagaaagagatggatgTGCTCAGTTGA